A genome region from Triticum aestivum cultivar Chinese Spring chromosome 2B, IWGSC CS RefSeq v2.1, whole genome shotgun sequence includes the following:
- the LOC123045390 gene encoding histone deacetylase 9 isoform X1 — protein MLEKDRISYFYDGDVGNVYFGPNHPMKPHRLCMTHHLVLSYDLHKKMEIYRPHKAYPTELAQFHSADYVEFLHRITPDTQHLYANELTRYNLGEDCPVFDDLFEFCQIYAGGTLDAARRLNHKTCDIAINWAGGLHHAKKCEASGFCYINDLVLGILELLKYHARVLYIDIDVHHGDGVEEAFYFTDRVMTVSFHKYGDMFFPGTGDIKDMGDREGKYYAINIPLKDGIDDISFTRLFKTIIAKVVETYLPGAIVLQCGADSLARDRLGCFNLSIEGHAECVKFVKKFKIPLLVTGGGGYTKENVARCWAVETGVLLDTELPNEIPDNEYIEYFGPDYTLKVPNLNMDNLNSKTYLSSIKVQVMESLRAIQHAPGVQMQEVPPDFYVPDFDEDELDPDERVDQHTQDKQVHRDDEYYEGDNDNDHDDGGH, from the exons ATGTTGGAGAAAGACAGGATATCCTATTTCTACGATG GGGATGTTGGCAATGTGTACTTTGGGCCAAATCATCCGATGAAACCGCATCGCCTTTGCATGACACATCATCTCGTGTTATCATATGACCTtcacaagaaaatggagatatat AGACCCCACAAAGCATATCCAACAGAGCTTGCGCAGTTCCATTCTGCTGATTATGTGGAATTCTTGCACCGAATAACTCCTGATACCCAGCACTTGTATGCAAATGAATTAACTAGAT ACAACCTTGGAGAGGACTGCCCGGTCTTTGATGATTTGTTTGAGTTCTGCCAAATCTATGCTGGAGGAACTCTAG ATGCGGCTCGAAGACTAAATCATAAAACATGTGATATTGCTATTAATTGGGCTGGTGGGCTGCATCATGCAAAGAAGTGTGAGGCGTCAGGCTTCTGCTACATTAATGACCTGGTTTTGGGAATTCTGGAGCTTCTCAAGTATCATGCTAGGGTCCTCTATATTGACATTGATGTCCATCATGGAGATGGAGTTGAAGAAGCCTTCTATTTCACTGACAG GGTAATGACTGTAAGTTTCCACAAGTATGGTGACATGTTCTTTCCTGGCACAGGTGATATTAAG GATATGGGAGACAGGGAAGGAAAATATTATGCAATCAACATCCCACTTAAAGATGGCATAGATGACATCAGTTTTACTCGGCTTTTTAAAACG ATTATTGCCAAAGTTGTTGAGACATATCTGCCAGGTGCTATTGTTCTTCAATGTGGGGCTGATTCATTGGCGCGAGACCGCCTAGGGTGTTTCAATCTTTCAATAGAAG GCCATGCTGAATGTGTAAAGTTTGTTAAGAAATTTAAAATCCCGCTGCTG GTGACAGGAGGTGGTGGGTACACCAAAGAGAATGTAGCACGCTGTTGGGCTGTTGAAACTGGGGTTCTTCTAGACACAGAACTCCCAAATG AGATCCCTGACAATGAATACATTGAGTACTTCGGTCCAGATTATACAttgaaagtgccaaatctgaacaTG GACAACTTGAATAGTAAGACGTATCTCAGTTCAATCAAAGTGCAAGTAATGGAGAGTTTGCGGGCCATACAACATGCACCTGGCGTTCAGATGCAAGAG GTTCCACCCGATTTCTATGTCCCGGATTTTGATGAAGACGAGCTGGATCCTGATGAACGTGTTGATC AGCATACCCAAGACAAGCAGGTTCATCGTGACGACGAGTACTATGAAGGCGACAATGACAATGATCATGATGACGGCGGACATTGA
- the LOC123045390 gene encoding histone deacetylase 9 isoform X2 has product MKPHRLCMTHHLVLSYDLHKKMEIYRPHKAYPTELAQFHSADYVEFLHRITPDTQHLYANELTRYNLGEDCPVFDDLFEFCQIYAGGTLDAARRLNHKTCDIAINWAGGLHHAKKCEASGFCYINDLVLGILELLKYHARVLYIDIDVHHGDGVEEAFYFTDRVMTVSFHKYGDMFFPGTGDIKDMGDREGKYYAINIPLKDGIDDISFTRLFKTIIAKVVETYLPGAIVLQCGADSLARDRLGCFNLSIEGHAECVKFVKKFKIPLLVTGGGGYTKENVARCWAVETGVLLDTELPNEIPDNEYIEYFGPDYTLKVPNLNMDNLNSKTYLSSIKVQVMESLRAIQHAPGVQMQEVPPDFYVPDFDEDELDPDERVDQHTQDKQVHRDDEYYEGDNDNDHDDGGH; this is encoded by the exons ATGAAACCGCATCGCCTTTGCATGACACATCATCTCGTGTTATCATATGACCTtcacaagaaaatggagatatat AGACCCCACAAAGCATATCCAACAGAGCTTGCGCAGTTCCATTCTGCTGATTATGTGGAATTCTTGCACCGAATAACTCCTGATACCCAGCACTTGTATGCAAATGAATTAACTAGAT ACAACCTTGGAGAGGACTGCCCGGTCTTTGATGATTTGTTTGAGTTCTGCCAAATCTATGCTGGAGGAACTCTAG ATGCGGCTCGAAGACTAAATCATAAAACATGTGATATTGCTATTAATTGGGCTGGTGGGCTGCATCATGCAAAGAAGTGTGAGGCGTCAGGCTTCTGCTACATTAATGACCTGGTTTTGGGAATTCTGGAGCTTCTCAAGTATCATGCTAGGGTCCTCTATATTGACATTGATGTCCATCATGGAGATGGAGTTGAAGAAGCCTTCTATTTCACTGACAG GGTAATGACTGTAAGTTTCCACAAGTATGGTGACATGTTCTTTCCTGGCACAGGTGATATTAAG GATATGGGAGACAGGGAAGGAAAATATTATGCAATCAACATCCCACTTAAAGATGGCATAGATGACATCAGTTTTACTCGGCTTTTTAAAACG ATTATTGCCAAAGTTGTTGAGACATATCTGCCAGGTGCTATTGTTCTTCAATGTGGGGCTGATTCATTGGCGCGAGACCGCCTAGGGTGTTTCAATCTTTCAATAGAAG GCCATGCTGAATGTGTAAAGTTTGTTAAGAAATTTAAAATCCCGCTGCTG GTGACAGGAGGTGGTGGGTACACCAAAGAGAATGTAGCACGCTGTTGGGCTGTTGAAACTGGGGTTCTTCTAGACACAGAACTCCCAAATG AGATCCCTGACAATGAATACATTGAGTACTTCGGTCCAGATTATACAttgaaagtgccaaatctgaacaTG GACAACTTGAATAGTAAGACGTATCTCAGTTCAATCAAAGTGCAAGTAATGGAGAGTTTGCGGGCCATACAACATGCACCTGGCGTTCAGATGCAAGAG GTTCCACCCGATTTCTATGTCCCGGATTTTGATGAAGACGAGCTGGATCCTGATGAACGTGTTGATC AGCATACCCAAGACAAGCAGGTTCATCGTGACGACGAGTACTATGAAGGCGACAATGACAATGATCATGATGACGGCGGACATTGA
- the LOC123045390 gene encoding histone deacetylase 9 isoform X3: MTFTRKWRYMSRPHKAYPTELAQFHSADYVEFLHRITPDTQHLYANELTRYNLGEDCPVFDDLFEFCQIYAGGTLDAARRLNHKTCDIAINWAGGLHHAKKCEASGFCYINDLVLGILELLKYHARVLYIDIDVHHGDGVEEAFYFTDRVMTVSFHKYGDMFFPGTGDIKDMGDREGKYYAINIPLKDGIDDISFTRLFKTIIAKVVETYLPGAIVLQCGADSLARDRLGCFNLSIEGHAECVKFVKKFKIPLLVTGGGGYTKENVARCWAVETGVLLDTELPNEIPDNEYIEYFGPDYTLKVPNLNMDNLNSKTYLSSIKVQVMESLRAIQHAPGVQMQEVPPDFYVPDFDEDELDPDERVDQHTQDKQVHRDDEYYEGDNDNDHDDGGH, translated from the exons ATGACCTtcacaagaaaatggagatatatGTCG AGACCCCACAAAGCATATCCAACAGAGCTTGCGCAGTTCCATTCTGCTGATTATGTGGAATTCTTGCACCGAATAACTCCTGATACCCAGCACTTGTATGCAAATGAATTAACTAGAT ACAACCTTGGAGAGGACTGCCCGGTCTTTGATGATTTGTTTGAGTTCTGCCAAATCTATGCTGGAGGAACTCTAG ATGCGGCTCGAAGACTAAATCATAAAACATGTGATATTGCTATTAATTGGGCTGGTGGGCTGCATCATGCAAAGAAGTGTGAGGCGTCAGGCTTCTGCTACATTAATGACCTGGTTTTGGGAATTCTGGAGCTTCTCAAGTATCATGCTAGGGTCCTCTATATTGACATTGATGTCCATCATGGAGATGGAGTTGAAGAAGCCTTCTATTTCACTGACAG GGTAATGACTGTAAGTTTCCACAAGTATGGTGACATGTTCTTTCCTGGCACAGGTGATATTAAG GATATGGGAGACAGGGAAGGAAAATATTATGCAATCAACATCCCACTTAAAGATGGCATAGATGACATCAGTTTTACTCGGCTTTTTAAAACG ATTATTGCCAAAGTTGTTGAGACATATCTGCCAGGTGCTATTGTTCTTCAATGTGGGGCTGATTCATTGGCGCGAGACCGCCTAGGGTGTTTCAATCTTTCAATAGAAG GCCATGCTGAATGTGTAAAGTTTGTTAAGAAATTTAAAATCCCGCTGCTG GTGACAGGAGGTGGTGGGTACACCAAAGAGAATGTAGCACGCTGTTGGGCTGTTGAAACTGGGGTTCTTCTAGACACAGAACTCCCAAATG AGATCCCTGACAATGAATACATTGAGTACTTCGGTCCAGATTATACAttgaaagtgccaaatctgaacaTG GACAACTTGAATAGTAAGACGTATCTCAGTTCAATCAAAGTGCAAGTAATGGAGAGTTTGCGGGCCATACAACATGCACCTGGCGTTCAGATGCAAGAG GTTCCACCCGATTTCTATGTCCCGGATTTTGATGAAGACGAGCTGGATCCTGATGAACGTGTTGATC AGCATACCCAAGACAAGCAGGTTCATCGTGACGACGAGTACTATGAAGGCGACAATGACAATGATCATGATGACGGCGGACATTGA
- the LOC123045390 gene encoding histone deacetylase 9 isoform X4, protein MTVSFHKYGDMFFPGTGDIKDMGDREGKYYAINIPLKDGIDDISFTRLFKTIIAKVVETYLPGAIVLQCGADSLARDRLGCFNLSIEGHAECVKFVKKFKIPLLVTGGGGYTKENVARCWAVETGVLLDTELPNEIPDNEYIEYFGPDYTLKVPNLNMDNLNSKTYLSSIKVQVMESLRAIQHAPGVQMQEVPPDFYVPDFDEDELDPDERVDQHTQDKQVHRDDEYYEGDNDNDHDDGGH, encoded by the exons ATGACTGTAAGTTTCCACAAGTATGGTGACATGTTCTTTCCTGGCACAGGTGATATTAAG GATATGGGAGACAGGGAAGGAAAATATTATGCAATCAACATCCCACTTAAAGATGGCATAGATGACATCAGTTTTACTCGGCTTTTTAAAACG ATTATTGCCAAAGTTGTTGAGACATATCTGCCAGGTGCTATTGTTCTTCAATGTGGGGCTGATTCATTGGCGCGAGACCGCCTAGGGTGTTTCAATCTTTCAATAGAAG GCCATGCTGAATGTGTAAAGTTTGTTAAGAAATTTAAAATCCCGCTGCTG GTGACAGGAGGTGGTGGGTACACCAAAGAGAATGTAGCACGCTGTTGGGCTGTTGAAACTGGGGTTCTTCTAGACACAGAACTCCCAAATG AGATCCCTGACAATGAATACATTGAGTACTTCGGTCCAGATTATACAttgaaagtgccaaatctgaacaTG GACAACTTGAATAGTAAGACGTATCTCAGTTCAATCAAAGTGCAAGTAATGGAGAGTTTGCGGGCCATACAACATGCACCTGGCGTTCAGATGCAAGAG GTTCCACCCGATTTCTATGTCCCGGATTTTGATGAAGACGAGCTGGATCCTGATGAACGTGTTGATC AGCATACCCAAGACAAGCAGGTTCATCGTGACGACGAGTACTATGAAGGCGACAATGACAATGATCATGATGACGGCGGACATTGA
- the LOC123045389 gene encoding neutral/alkaline invertase 3, chloroplastic — MGIAQAAAPLRLHLGCSGAAPPRLTSLRVGVGSHARKGGRRRNPPRAASSLHPSSNPRAHDHDPALKPPAPAPAGDIAGRDLNGAADHAPQQRRRAASDLEEEAWALLRESVVSYCGSPVGTIAACDPNDSSPLNYDQVFIRDFVPSGIAFLLKGEYDIVRNFILHTLQLQSWEKTMDCHSPGQGLMPASFKVRVVPLEGDEEGATEEVLDPDFGEAAIGRVAPVDSGLWWIILLRAYGKCSGDLSFHERIDVQTGIKLILKLCLADGFDMFPTLLVTDGSCMMDRRMGIHGHPLEIQSLFYSALLCAREMLTPEDGSADLIRALNNRLMALSFHIREYYWLDKRKLNEIYRYKTEEYSYDAVNKFNIYPDQIPPWLVEWIPPEGGYLIGNLQPAHMDFRFFSLGNLWSIVSSLATTRQSHAILDLVEAKWSDLVAEMPLKICYPALEDQEWKYITGSDPKNTPWSYHNAGSWPTLLWQLTVACIKMNRPEIAARAVEVAERRISVDKWPEYYDTKRGRFIGKQARLFQTWSIAGFLVAKLLLENPEKSRILCNNEDEEFANAFNLMADSCNPNRKRGRKALKKTYIV; from the exons ATGGGGATCGCAcaggctgccgccccgctgcgccTGCATCTCGGATGCTCCGGCGCGGCGCCCCCGCGGCTCACCTCCCTCAGGGTCGGGGTCGGATCCCATGCGAGGAAGGGCGGGAGGCGGCGGAACCCTCCCCGCGCCGCCAGCTCGCTGCATCCCAGCAGCAACCCGAGAGCGCACGACCATGACCCCGCCCTCAagcctcccgctcccgctcccgccGGCGATATCGCCGGGAGGGACTTGAACGGCGCCGCCGATCACGCGCCGCAGCAGAGGCGGCGCGCGGCGAGCGACCTGGAGGAGGAGGCGTGGGCGCTCCTCCGGGAGTCAGTGGTGAGCTACTGCGGCAGCCCCGTGGGCACCATCGCCGCCTGTGACCCCAACGACTCCAGCCCGCTCAACTACGACCAGGTCTTCATCCGGGACTTCGTGCCCTCGGGCATCGCCTTCCTGCTCAAGGGGGAGTACGACATCGTCCGCAACTTCATCCTGCACACGCTCCAGCTCCAG AGCTGGGAGAAAACCATGGACTGCCACAGTCCAGGGCAAGGCTTGATGCCAGCTAGTTTCAAGGTGCGTGTTGTTCCGCTTGAAGGTGATGAAGAAGGCGCAACTGAGGAAGTCCTCGATCCTGATTTTGGGGAGGCTGCTATAGGCCGTGTGGCACCGGTTGATTCGG GTCTATGGTGGATCATATTATTGAGGGCATATGGAAAATGTTCAGGAGACCTTTCATTTCACGAGAGAATCGATGTCCAGACTGGAATAAAATTGATCTTGAAGCTCTGCTTAGCTGATGGGTTTGACATGTTCCCCACGTTGCTAGTCACTGATGGCTCCTGCATGATGGATCGTCGAATGGGTATCCATGGACACCCACTGGAGATTCAG TCACTGTTCTATTCAGCCCTCTTGTGTGCACGTGAGATGCTTACCCCAGAAGATGGATCTGCTGACTTGATCCGTGCCCTAAATAACAGGCTTATGGCGCTCTCTTTTCATATTAGGGAATATTACTGGCTTGACAAGAGAAAGCTAAATGAGATATATCGATACAAAACAGAAGAATATTCTTATGATGCTGTCAACAAGTTTAACATATATCCTGATCAGATCCCTCCGTGGCTAGTTGAATGGATCCCTCCGGAAGGGGGTTACTTGATTGGAAACCTTCAACCAGCTCACATGGATTTCCGATTCTTTTCTCTGGGGAACTTGTGGTCTATCGTAAGCAGTTTGGCAACAACCCGCCAATCCCATGCTATTCTGGATCTAGTTGAAGCCAAATGGTCTGATCTAGTGGCAGAAATGCCATTGAAAATATGTTATCCTGCTCTCGAGGATCAAGAGTGGAAATACATTACAGGGAGCGACCCTAAAAACAC GCCTTGGTCATACCATAATGCAGGTTCCTGGCCAACATTGTTGTGGCAG CTCACGGTGGCATGTATCAAGATGAACCGGCCTGAGATTGCAGCCAGAGCCGTGGAGGTGGCTGAGAGGCGTATTTCCGTGGATAAATGGCCTGAATACTACGATACTAAGCGTGGGCGGTTCATCGGCAAACAAGCTCGACTATTCCAAACGTGGTCCATTGCGGGCTTCCTTGTGGCCAAGCTGCTGCTCGAAAACCCTGAAAAGTCTAGAATACTCTGTAACAACGAAGACGAGGAATTTGCTAATGCTTTTAATCTCATGGCTGATTCATGCAACCCGAACAGGAAGCGTGGCAGGAAAGCCCTGAAGAAGACCTACATTGTGTAA
- the LOC100127074 gene encoding serine/threonine-protein kinase D6PK, translating into MGSSGCPEIVELVDETKDARPGGVTHLRVRVKPVGQEHGGRSCSVEDDLDRLLRSFNVRTSARASGQTSTDKRLIALGKAPMSSSEIVESVSLKQALRKMCISQASEMAAMKRTSKPAAVSNTPESGAIKKLYASVVVPTDEDQDGKSKVEKAVALPDKVVVSSPVKLVEASKKVHSKGSANKHVRSASPTKAKVQKTSIQDVISNKSLEASEDPSAGRAVAKQRKGKSPKASSPRAVPVGGSRLVFRSKSSTKKKVKPEPAAAVASQKHCEAKGSGSHSKKQQEALQDEPKTPAPNNKKGADGSLGPEGVDFGKGCYVSGIPSSQPGELSRSKEKGESSQSSKSSIGDYSTSTSISEDSYGSFSANGSRPHMSKDVRWEAMRRIAIQQGTLGLRNFKLLKQLGCGDIGTVYLAELVGSDCMFALKVMDIEYLISRKKMLRAQTEREILQMLDHPFLPTLYSYFTTDNLSCLVMEYCPGGDLHVLRQKQPTRCFSEAAARFYVAEVLLALEYLHMLGVIYRDLKPENILVREDGHIMLSDFDLSLRCSVNPMLVRCSSVGRDEPPRPSGPCAESCIDPLCIQPSWANSSCFTPRLVSSTPSRTRRAEPLKKPSLPQLVVEPTDARSNSFVGTHEYLAPEIIRGDGHGSSVDWWTLGIFLYELLYGKTPFRGPGNDETLTNVVSQGLKFPDSPAVSYQARDLIRGLLVKEPELRLGSRKGAAEIKRHPFFQGLNWALIRWTAPPETPKSVDASTLTAAVARKKKEGKCLEFRMNGDDIEFELF; encoded by the exons ATGGGTTCTTCAGGGTGCCCGGAGATAGTCGAACTGGTGGATGAGACCAAAGACGCCCGTCCGGGCGGGGTCACCCACCTGAGGGTGAGGGTGAAGCCGGTGGGGCAGGAGCACGGGGGGCGGTCGTGCTCGGTTGAGGATGACCTCGACCGGCTCCTCAGATCCTTCAATGTGCGCACCTCCGCGCGGGCTTCTGGGCAGACGAGCACGGACAAGAGGCTTATTGCGCTTGGGAAGGCGCCCATGTCGAGCTCGGAGATCGTGGAGTCTGTGAGCTTGAAGCAGGCCCTCAGGAAGATGTGCATCTCCCAGGCCTCGGAGATGGCCGCCATGAAGAGGACGTCCAAGCCCGCGGCTGTGTCGAATACTCCTGAATCTGGGGCGATTAAGAAGCTTTATGCCTCTGTTGTGGTTCCAACAGACGAGGATCAAGATGGGAAGAGCAAGGTTGAGAAGGCCGTTGCTTTGCCTGACAAGGTCGTAGTAAGTTCACCAGTCAAGTTGGTTGAAGCTAGTAAAAAGGTGCACAGTAAAGGTTCAGCTAACAAGCATGTGCGATCAGCTTCTCCAACCAAGGCCAAGGTCCAAAAAACCAGTATCCAAGATGTCATCAGTAATAAGTCACTGGAGGCAAGTGAAGATCCCTCTGCTGGAAGAGCTGTGGCAAAACAGAGAAAGGGTAAATCTCCAAAAGCATCTAGCCCGCGAGCTGTTCCAGTAGGAGGCTCACGCCTGGTGTTTCGCAGCAAATCCTCCACTAAAAAGAAGGTTAAACCAGAACCAGCTGCAGCAGTGGCGTCCCAGAAGCATTGCGAAGCGAAAGGTTCCGGTTCTCACAGTAAGAAGCAACAGGAGGCCCTTCAGGATGAACCCAAAACCCCAGCACCAAACAACAAGAAGGGCGCTGATGGCTCTCTCGGTCCCGAAGGAGTTGATTTTGGCAAAGGATGCTATGTCAGTGGGATCCCTAGTTCACAGCCTGGTGAATTGTCAAGGTCGAAGGAAAAGGGTGAAAGCTCCCAAAGCTCAAAGAGCAGCATCGGTGACTATAGCACAAGTACAAGCATCAGTGAAGATAGTTATGGTAGTTTCAGTGCTAATGGCAGCAGGCCTCACATGTCAAAAGATGTCAGATGGGAAGCCATGAGGCGCATAGCGATCCAACAAGGGACCCTAGGATTGAGGAACTTCAAGCTTCTCAAACAGCTTGGCTGTGGAGATATTGGCACTGTTTATCTGGCTGAGTTGGTGGGTTCGGACTGCATGTTTGCACTCAAGGTTATGGACATTGAGTACCTAATAAGCCGGAAGAAGATGCTGAGGGCTCAAACCGAGAGGGAGATACTGCAAATGCTTGACCACCCGTTTCTTCCCACCCTGTATTCTTATTTCACGACAGATAATCTGTCTTGCCTAGTCATGGAATATTGTCCAGGCGGTGATCTGCATGTCCTAAGGCAGAAGCAACCTACCAGGTGTTTTTCAGAAGCCGCTGCTAG GTTTTACGTCGCTGAAGTTCTCCTAGCATTGGAGTATCTGCATATGTTGGGGGTTATATATCGCGATCTGAAGCCTGAGAACATACTTGTTCGTGAAGATGGGCACATCATGCTCTCCGACTTTGATCTGTCCCTGAGGTGTTCAGTTAATCCCATGCTTGTGAGGTGCTCATCAGTAGGAAGAGATGAACCTCCTAGGCCTTCCGGACCTTGTGCTGAAAGCTGCATCGATCCACTGTGTATCCAGCCATCCTGGGCCAACTCTTCTTGCTTCACACCTCGGCTGGTATCTTCTACACCTTCCAGGACACGGAGAGCTGAGCCCCTGAAGAAACCATCACTTCCGCAGCTTGTTGTCGAGCCGACTGATGCAAGGTCAAATTCGTTTGTCGGGACCCATGAATACCTTGCCCCGGAGATCATCAGAGGAGATGGCCATGGCAGCTCGGTCGATTGGTGGACTCTTGGCATCTTTCTGTATGAATTGCTCTACGGCAAGACACCATTCAGGGGACCCGGCAATGATGAAACACTTACAAATGTGGTCTCACAGGGGCTGAAGTTCCCTGATAGCCCAGCTGTCAGCTACCAGGCTCGCGATCTGATCAGAGGGTTGCTTGTGAAGGAGCCAGAGCTCCGGCTAGGCTCGAGGAAAGGAGCTGCCGAGATCAAGCGGCATCCCTTCTTCCAAGGCCTGAACTGGGCCTTGATCCGCTGGACTGCACCGCCCGAGACCCCGAAAAGCGTCGACGCCTCAACCCTTACGGCAGCGGTGGCACGGAAGAAGAAGGAAGGCAAGTGCCTTGAGTTCCGGATGAATGGAGACGACATTGAGTTCGAGCTCTTCTAG